Genomic window (Acetonema longum DSM 6540):
GGATGCATTTTGGGATGCAATAACTGGCCTAGTTGAAATGCCCAAAAAGTTAATTTTTATAGGCTGGCAAAATGTTGAAAGGACTATTCCTGATGATGCAGTTTTAATGAAAAATCTGCTTAATAAGCTTAACGAAAAACACCCTAGTTTGGCTTGCAAGGTTGAATACAATTAGAGGTGACAGAAGGGGCAGACCTGTTTTAAGTTGACACCGGGACGATCACCTTTTGGAAGATTATTTTAAAGCGAACAACAAACGACGGAGCAGCGGACAAAATTGATATGCTACCCGTCAAGAGGACAATGAAAAAACAAAAAGTTTTTACTGTTGCTGTCCTTCAGAAAT
Coding sequences:
- a CDS encoding barstar family protein translates to MMSNEQNDDRVELVTIDVTDVNNSKQLHSLLKKKLDFPHFYGMNWDAFWDAITGLVEMPKKLIFIGWQNVERTIPDDAVLMKNLLNKLNEKHPSLACKVEYN